In a single window of the Cydia strobilella chromosome 13, ilCydStro3.1, whole genome shotgun sequence genome:
- the LOC134746835 gene encoding uncharacterized protein LOC134746835, giving the protein MMETLDKFGLAHCDLPTMMWNVAVMLRVVAVKIESSAKSIPIFFYILATVFIVLYFFNYYASMLVFMFVGCRETGDILAGIMVLSVSMNSLIGINKLMCMYIHQDKVQSLVTDYIAYDRMPLWPGTTALMADLMRSVRKRMILFWTVTMGNVFIFNLQPLVKLSSLNNLYDKHVVYGLKFILGITNYPITIVIIVISTFFIGYITSSIGGLLIVTTGYSEVRLLALSQEMRNLWSDAHKHYSENFEGDSEDKKAAKLNNYVKYRLQVIVKSHATNIDLIKKLEVIFRNAIAVEFILLTAGLSIDLLAGLEVTYLIVPFSMMQVGMDCYLGQKLMDACKCFEDAIYDSKWENFDVKNRKTVMLMVRMSQRTLSLSAGGVATLSFECLMVIYKTVYSAYTALRSTME; this is encoded by the exons CAATCCCGATCTTCTTCTATATTCTGGCGACGGTATTCATAGTGTTATACTTCTTCAACTATTACGCGTCCATGCTCGTCTTCATGTTCGTGGGCTGCCGGGAGACGGGCGACATCCTGGCCGGCATCATGGTGCTGTCCGTCAGCATGAACAGCTTGATTGGCATCAACAAGCTGATGTGCATGTACATACATCA GGACAAAGTGCAATCATTAGTGACTGACTACATAGCCTATGACCGCATGCCCCTTTGGCCAGGCACCACTGCCCTAATGGCCGACCTCATGAGGAGTGTTAGGAAGAGAATGATATTGTTCTGGACTGTCACGATGGGCAACGTTTTCATCTTTAATTTGCAGCCACTTGTGAAGTTGTCGAGCCTTAATAATTTGTATGACAAACATGTGGTGTACG GTTTGAAATTTATCCTGGGCATAACAAACTACCCGATCACTATAGTCATCATAGTTATCTCTACTTTCTTCATCGGCTACATAACCTCAAGCATCGGCGGTCTCCTCATCGTAACCACTGGTTATAGTGAAGTAAGATTGCTGGCTCTCAGCCAAGAGATGCGAAATCTCTGGAGCGATGCGCATAAACACTACAGTGAGAATTTTGAAGGGGATAGTGAAGATAAAAAAGCAGCaaaattgaataattatgttaaatatcgTTTGCAAGTCATAGTTAAAAGCCACGCGACTAATATTGATCTTATAAAGAAGCTTGAAGTTATTTTCCGTAATGCGATTGCAGTAGAATTTATTTTGCTTACGGCAGGCCTTAGTATCGATCTCCTAGCAGGTTTAGAAGTCACTTATTTAATCGTACCTTTTTCAATGATGCAAGTCGGTATGGACTGCTATTTGGGGCAAAAGTTGATGGATGCTTGCAAATGTTTCGAGGACGCTATCTATGATAGTAAGTGGGAGAATTTCGATGTTAAAAATAGAAAGACGGTGATGTTGATGGTGAGGATGTCACAGAGAACGCTCTCGTTATCGGCTGGTGGTGTGGCCACGCTCAGTTTCGAGTGTTTAATGGTCATATATAAAACTGTGTATTCCGCTTATACAGCTTTACGATCAACGATGGAGTAA